One stretch of Brevibacillus laterosporus DNA includes these proteins:
- a CDS encoding amidohydrolase, whose amino-acid sequence MLNQASIKLEALYPEMVALRRDFHMYPELSFQEVETPNKIAAYLKKLGIEVREGVGGRGIVATIYGKKQEKTGKTGKTVALRADFDALPIQDEKQVDYKSRIPGVMHACGHDIHTAALLGTAKILKEFEHELSGTVVLLFQHAEELHPGGAISMVEDGCLDGVDVIYGTHVFSGLPLGMIGVQEGYMMAASDEFQIEIQGKGGHGASPHESIDPVVIGSQLILNLQQIVSRRVDPLQPAVLTIGSFQSGSTYNVIPDTAQILGTVRTFSEETRTDIEQAMQQMIQHTVEGAGATVQFTYRRGYPSVWNDPAETKRVETIANQLVGNERVVRVPPQMGGEDFAYYLQRIPGNFVGIGGGNSEINATYPHHHPMFDVDERSMLQIGKLFVSLVAEHLCLSES is encoded by the coding sequence ATGTTAAACCAGGCAAGTATCAAATTAGAAGCACTGTACCCTGAAATGGTGGCCTTGCGACGAGATTTTCATATGTATCCAGAGTTATCTTTCCAAGAGGTAGAGACGCCCAATAAAATTGCTGCTTATTTGAAAAAGCTTGGTATTGAAGTACGAGAAGGGGTTGGAGGTCGTGGCATCGTAGCTACGATCTACGGAAAAAAACAGGAAAAAACAGGGAAAACAGGCAAAACGGTGGCGCTACGAGCTGATTTTGATGCGCTTCCTATCCAGGACGAGAAACAGGTAGATTATAAGTCAAGAATTCCTGGGGTCATGCATGCGTGTGGTCATGATATCCACACAGCAGCTTTATTGGGAACAGCTAAGATTTTGAAAGAGTTCGAGCATGAACTAAGCGGAACGGTGGTACTTCTCTTTCAGCATGCGGAAGAATTACATCCTGGTGGAGCGATCTCGATGGTAGAGGATGGTTGTCTCGATGGAGTGGATGTTATTTATGGAACGCATGTGTTTTCTGGACTTCCGCTGGGAATGATTGGTGTTCAGGAAGGGTATATGATGGCTGCTTCTGATGAATTTCAAATTGAAATTCAAGGGAAAGGTGGGCATGGGGCAAGTCCTCATGAGTCCATTGATCCAGTAGTGATAGGAAGTCAACTAATCTTGAATTTACAACAAATTGTCAGCAGACGCGTAGATCCTTTGCAACCAGCCGTGTTAACGATAGGCTCCTTTCAAAGTGGATCTACTTACAATGTGATTCCAGATACCGCACAGATTTTGGGCACAGTGCGCACGTTCAGTGAAGAAACACGTACTGACATCGAACAAGCTATGCAACAAATGATTCAGCATACGGTTGAAGGCGCTGGAGCTACTGTTCAGTTTACGTATCGCAGAGGTTATCCGTCTGTCTGGAATGATCCTGCGGAGACAAAAAGGGTGGAAACAATTGCGAACCAGCTGGTAGGAAATGAACGAGTTGTTCGGGTTCCGCCACAGATGGGGGGAGAGGATTTTGCCTATTATTTGCAAAGGATACCAGGAAATTTTGTGGGAATAGGGGGTGGGAACAGTGAAATAAATGCAACATATCCGCATCACCATCCGATGTTCGATGTGGATGAACGCTCAATGTTACAAATAGGAAAGTTATTTGTGTCGTTGGTAGCTGAGCATTTATGTCTATCTGAATCTTGA